The Synechocystis sp. PCC 7509 genome includes a window with the following:
- the trpB gene encoding tryptophan synthase subunit beta has protein sequence MVSIQEIYNVTASDPKRPDALGRFGKFGGKYVPETLMPALEELEAAFDKYCNESGFQEELQGLLKDYVGRPTPLYFAERLTAHYASPNSNPLIYLKREDLNHTGAHKINNALAQVLLAKRMGKKRIIAETGAGQHGVATATVCARFGFECVIYMGVQDMERQSLNVFRMRLMGAEVRPVTAGTGTLKDATSEAIRDWVTNVENTHYILGSVAGPHPYPMIVRDFHAVIGQETRWQAEEKWGGLPDILLACVGGGSNAMGLFHEFVSDSSVRMIGVEAAGEGVDTDKHAATLTKGRVGVLHGAMSYLLQDNEGQVIEAHSISAGLDYPGVGPEHSYLKELGRVEYYSVTDQQALDALQLLSQREGIIPALETAHAIAYLDTLCPQLTGSPKIVINCSGRGDKDVQTVAKALHKDG, from the coding sequence TGCTTTAGGTAGGTTTGGTAAATTTGGTGGGAAGTACGTTCCAGAAACCTTAATGCCTGCTTTGGAGGAGCTAGAAGCAGCTTTTGATAAGTATTGCAACGAATCAGGCTTTCAAGAAGAATTGCAAGGTTTGCTCAAAGATTATGTAGGTCGCCCAACACCTTTATATTTTGCCGAACGCCTTACCGCCCACTATGCCAGCCCAAACAGCAACCCGTTAATTTACCTCAAGCGCGAAGACTTAAACCATACAGGCGCACACAAAATTAATAATGCTTTAGCGCAAGTATTATTAGCAAAACGCATGGGTAAAAAGCGGATTATCGCCGAAACTGGAGCGGGACAACACGGAGTTGCTACAGCCACCGTATGCGCTCGGTTTGGTTTTGAGTGCGTAATTTATATGGGCGTTCAAGACATGGAACGTCAAAGCCTTAACGTTTTTCGGATGCGACTAATGGGCGCAGAAGTTCGCCCCGTAACTGCGGGGACTGGAACGCTTAAAGATGCGACTTCCGAAGCAATCCGAGACTGGGTAACAAACGTCGAAAATACTCACTATATTTTAGGTTCGGTAGCTGGCCCTCACCCTTACCCGATGATAGTACGCGATTTTCATGCTGTAATTGGACAAGAAACTCGTTGGCAAGCTGAGGAAAAATGGGGCGGATTGCCAGACATTTTACTTGCTTGTGTAGGTGGTGGTTCTAATGCAATGGGACTATTTCATGAATTTGTCAGCGATTCCAGCGTTAGAATGATTGGCGTTGAAGCCGCCGGAGAAGGTGTAGACACAGATAAACACGCCGCCACCTTGACAAAAGGACGAGTTGGCGTACTGCACGGGGCAATGAGTTATTTGTTGCAAGACAATGAGGGACAAGTAATAGAGGCACACTCTATTAGCGCCGGGTTAGACTATCCCGGAGTGGGCCCAGAGCATAGTTACCTCAAAGAACTAGGACGGGTAGAATACTACAGCGTTACCGACCAGCAGGCATTAGACGCATTGCAATTACTATCGCAACGAGAAGGGATTATTCCTGCTTTAGAAACCGCTCATGCGATCGCCTATTTAGACACTCTTTGTCCTCAGCTAACAGGTAGCCCCAAAATTGTGATTAACTGTTCCGGACGCGGGGACAAAGACGTACAGACAGTAGCAAAAGCTTTACACAAAGACGGTTAA
- the tyrA gene encoding bifunctional chorismate mutase/prephenate dehydrogenase yields MMPLILKEIDREIINLLSKRIAILNNSNLSLQAESGDTTKLLDQAGVPEFVWKSITISCAAAIASSTASLPAKPRKVTIIGGNGKLGRFFSQQLANAGHNISILEHDNWDKAPQLLGLAELVLVCVPIEYTISVIQQAAPYLKADTALADITSVKTPIVQELLKQHLGPVLSLHPMFGPGVQSFLSQNVIVCPGRQEQVFKWLLDLIENSGGKLIACTPEEHDRMMVAIQAIRHFTTFSLGVFLAEEGIDINRSLDFSSPLYRLEIDIVSRLFAQDPALYVDIMLTAEERRQAISRLVETYTRLAQLVENKDGAGLKREFEATAGTFAQGANQAIAESNHIIDSLSLLLAAKVAETQRANIA; encoded by the coding sequence ATGATGCCTTTGATTCTCAAAGAAATTGATCGAGAAATAATTAACTTACTTAGTAAAAGAATTGCGATTTTAAATAACTCAAACCTATCGTTACAAGCAGAATCGGGCGATACAACCAAACTTTTAGACCAAGCTGGAGTACCAGAATTTGTCTGGAAAAGTATTACAATTAGCTGCGCGGCGGCGATCGCTTCCTCTACTGCTTCTCTCCCAGCTAAACCCCGAAAAGTTACGATAATTGGTGGTAATGGCAAACTAGGACGTTTTTTTAGCCAACAACTAGCCAATGCTGGACATAACATTAGCATCCTCGAACATGATAACTGGGACAAAGCCCCACAACTATTAGGATTAGCCGAATTAGTATTAGTTTGCGTTCCCATCGAATACACCATCAGCGTAATTCAACAAGCCGCCCCTTACCTCAAAGCAGATACAGCTTTAGCAGACATTACCAGCGTCAAAACCCCCATAGTTCAAGAATTACTCAAGCAACATCTTGGGCCAGTTTTAAGCCTGCATCCAATGTTTGGGCCAGGAGTCCAATCATTTTTATCGCAAAACGTTATAGTTTGTCCAGGTCGGCAAGAGCAAGTCTTTAAATGGCTACTAGACTTAATTGAAAATAGTGGCGGTAAACTAATCGCCTGTACGCCCGAAGAACACGATCGCATGATGGTAGCAATTCAGGCAATCCGTCATTTTACAACCTTTAGCTTAGGCGTATTTTTAGCGGAAGAAGGCATTGATATTAATCGCAGTCTAGACTTTTCTAGTCCGCTATACCGCTTAGAAATTGATATAGTTAGCCGCTTATTTGCTCAAGATCCGGCTTTGTATGTAGATATCATGCTCACTGCCGAGGAACGCCGTCAAGCGATTTCGAGATTAGTAGAAACTTATACTCGTCTAGCGCAATTAGTAGAAAACAAAGACGGGGCAGGCTTAAAGCGTGAATTTGAAGCTACTGCTGGCACTTTTGCCCAAGGAGCAAATCAAGCTATAGCCGAAAGCAACCACATTATCGACAGCCTCAGCCTTTTACTTGCGGCAAAAGTCGCCGAAACCCAAAGAGCTAATATCGCCTAA
- the trpD gene encoding anthranilate phosphoribosyltransferase: MIAVTQATVDNVIVPSEIEWSLLLQQLLAGQSLSIPTAADLMQGWLTEAIPPVLSGAILAAIQTKGVTAAELVGMAQVLHAQSAIAKNIPNSTPLIDTCGTGGDGASTFNISTAVAFVAAAAGVRVAKHGNRSASSKTGSADVLEALGINLNSEQEKVTAAVEEVGITFLFAPGWHPALKSVAGLRKTLKVRTVFNLLGPLVNPMQPTGQIIGVCDPNLVETIAIALSQLGIERAIVVHGREKLDEAGLADINDLAILENNKVRLMTLDVEELGLQKAATAEIRGGNVSENAQILKDVLQGKGTEAQQNVVALNTALALCVGKAITSEDYVKGIAIARDILRSGAAWSKLEQLVKFMH, encoded by the coding sequence ATGATAGCTGTAACCCAAGCAACCGTTGACAATGTAATTGTACCGAGCGAAATTGAATGGTCTTTGTTACTGCAACAATTACTAGCAGGACAAAGTCTCAGCATTCCGACGGCGGCGGATTTGATGCAAGGTTGGTTAACCGAGGCAATCCCACCCGTACTATCGGGAGCAATTCTCGCCGCCATCCAAACTAAAGGAGTAACCGCCGCCGAATTGGTAGGGATGGCGCAAGTTTTACACGCTCAATCAGCCATTGCCAAAAACATCCCCAATTCCACACCGTTGATTGACACCTGCGGGACGGGAGGAGATGGAGCATCTACTTTCAATATTTCAACCGCCGTTGCCTTTGTAGCCGCCGCCGCCGGGGTGAGAGTTGCCAAACACGGCAATCGCTCTGCTTCTAGTAAAACAGGTTCTGCTGACGTATTAGAAGCCCTGGGAATAAACCTTAATTCCGAACAGGAGAAAGTAACCGCCGCCGTAGAGGAAGTAGGGATTACATTTTTATTTGCACCGGGGTGGCATCCAGCGTTAAAGAGTGTAGCAGGGTTACGCAAAACCTTAAAAGTGCGTACAGTGTTTAACTTACTAGGGCCATTAGTTAATCCCATGCAACCTACGGGGCAAATTATTGGAGTTTGTGATCCTAATTTAGTGGAAACGATCGCTATTGCATTATCGCAGCTAGGGATAGAAAGAGCGATCGTTGTTCACGGTAGAGAAAAGCTAGACGAAGCTGGGTTAGCAGACATTAACGATTTAGCGATACTAGAGAACAATAAAGTGCGCTTAATGACGTTAGACGTTGAAGAACTCGGTTTGCAAAAAGCCGCCACCGCCGAGATTAGAGGGGGAAATGTAAGCGAAAATGCTCAAATTCTCAAAGACGTATTACAAGGGAAAGGCACAGAAGCGCAACAAAATGTAGTTGCTTTAAACACCGCCTTAGCACTGTGTGTAGGAAAAGCAATTACTTCTGAGGATTATGTCAAGGGAATTGCGATCGCGCGTGATATTCTCCGCAGTGGTGCAGCCTGGTCAAAACTAGAGCAATTAGTTAAGTTTATGCACTAA